Proteins from a genomic interval of Diospyros lotus cultivar Yz01 chromosome 6, ASM1463336v1, whole genome shotgun sequence:
- the LOC127804480 gene encoding secreted RxLR effector protein 161-like: MEDIPYANVIGTIMYSMISTRPDLAYSISLLSRFMSNPGKSHWDAPKYVLRYIKGTTGVGLSYMKRGENLDLVGYVDSDFAGDRDTRKSTTAYMFSLGGNCISWKAQLQPLVALSSTEAEYVALTDAFKEAIWLQGILSEIHLLVRNADIFCDNQSAIHLCKNPVYHERSKHINIKYHYVRDQVATRKVSIQKIPTEENPADMGTKVVSTAKFKHCLDLLHIDVG, encoded by the coding sequence ATGGAAGATATTCCTTATGCTAATGTAATAGGGACTATCATGTATTCAATGATAAGCACTAGACCTGACCTTGCATATTCTATTTCATTGCTTAGCCGTTTTATGTCTAATCCGGGAAAATCACATTGGGATGCACCGAAATATGTTCTGAGATATATTAAAGGTACAACCGGAGTAGGGTTAAGTTATATGAAGAGAGGTGAAAATCTAGATCTTGTTGGGTATGTAgactctgattttgcaggtGATCGTGACACTAGAAAATCCACAACAGCCTATATGTTTTCTCTTGGAGGTAATTGCATCAGCTGGAAAGCACAGCTGCAGCCATTGGTTGCactgtcttccactgaggctGAATACGTGGCTTTGACTGATGCATTCAAGGAAGCCATTTGGCTTCAAGGTATACTATCTGAAATCCACTTACTGGTAAGAAATGCTGACATATTTTGTGACAATCAGAGTGCTATACACTTGTGTAAAAATCCGGTGTACCATGAACGATCAAaacatataaacataaaataccATTATGTCAGAGATCAGGTTGCAACAAGAAAGGTAAGCATTCAGAAAATTCCTACTGAAGAAAATCCAGCCGACATGGGGACTAAGGTGGTGTCAACAGCAAAATTCAAACACTGTTTGGATTTGCTGCATATTGATGTTGGTTGA